A region from the Caldicellulosiruptor naganoensis genome encodes:
- a CDS encoding DUF3866 family protein produces the protein MFELKKGIVKRECEVTKGYQVVEVEYEDKDVSLAVNFLDINKKVTVGQEVLVNITARKLKLGSGGYDYILPTNSFCNHSKGHIMKLRYTPLQFSVLTEEEKNPELFNRIPNFNDLIIVVCELHSMLMPICLYLKECDRNIRISVIINDWGMLNAKLSHNLSFLKENHFVDYVISCQEAFNGDFECINEINSLIFSKSLDAQVTIISPLPGIVGTGTKFGFSAYKAVNVIEDISRFGGKVVFPIRVSKSEERERHKFVSHHSLTILSYVNSSVEIPIYQFEDKIFYTQVFKILNNYRTKHILIPIDRIDDNIVEKYKLLLKTMGRGFEEDSEYFLQLFATAEYILKKLRRR, from the coding sequence GTGTTTGAGTTAAAAAAAGGAATTGTAAAAAGAGAGTGTGAAGTTACAAAGGGCTATCAGGTGGTTGAGGTCGAATACGAGGACAAAGATGTATCTCTTGCAGTAAACTTTTTGGATATAAACAAAAAGGTAACTGTGGGACAAGAGGTTTTAGTGAACATAACGGCAAGAAAGTTAAAACTTGGGAGTGGAGGGTATGATTATATCCTTCCTACTAATTCGTTTTGTAATCATTCTAAAGGTCATATTATGAAACTCAGGTATACTCCTTTGCAATTTTCAGTGCTGACAGAAGAGGAAAAAAATCCAGAGCTTTTCAATAGAATACCTAACTTTAATGATTTGATTATTGTAGTATGTGAGCTTCACAGTATGCTGATGCCAATTTGTCTTTATCTTAAGGAGTGTGACAGGAACATAAGGATTTCTGTAATAATAAATGATTGGGGAATGCTAAATGCAAAACTTTCACATAACTTATCTTTTTTAAAAGAAAATCATTTTGTCGATTATGTAATATCATGCCAAGAAGCATTCAATGGAGACTTTGAGTGTATAAACGAAATAAACTCCCTTATATTTTCCAAAAGTTTAGATGCTCAAGTAACAATAATATCACCACTTCCCGGGATTGTTGGTACAGGAACAAAGTTTGGATTTAGTGCGTACAAAGCTGTAAATGTAATTGAAGATATATCAAGGTTTGGTGGTAAAGTTGTTTTTCCTATAAGAGTTTCTAAAAGTGAAGAAAGAGAAAGGCATAAATTCGTAAGTCATCATTCTCTTACAATCCTAAGTTATGTGAATTCATCTGTCGAGATTCCAATCTATCAATTTGAGGACAAAATTTTCTATACTCAGGTTTTTAAAATTTTAAATAACTACAGAACAAAACACATATTAATACCTATAGACAGAATAGACGATAATATAGTTGAAAAATACAAACTTTTGCTAAAAACAATGGGAAGAGGGTTTGAAGAAGACAGCGAATACTTTTTACAGCTTTTTGCAACAGCAGAGTATATTCTAAAAAAATTACGAAGGAGATGA
- the rnhA gene encoding ribonuclease HI, whose translation MKEVLIYTDGACSKNPGPGGWCAILIYKGIKKVLKGSEENTTNNRMELKAIIEGLKALKEPCKVTVYTDSAYVVNAINQNWIEKWQKNNWRTSVKEKVKNIDLWKELIDLLKIHNVKFEKVKGHSSDELNNLCDEIARSMIKEIE comes from the coding sequence ATGAAGGAAGTTTTGATATACACAGACGGAGCATGCAGTAAAAATCCCGGACCTGGTGGATGGTGTGCCATACTGATTTACAAAGGTATTAAAAAGGTGCTAAAAGGTTCTGAAGAAAATACTACCAACAATAGGATGGAGCTCAAGGCCATAATTGAGGGATTAAAGGCCCTCAAAGAACCTTGCAAAGTGACAGTTTATACTGACTCTGCGTATGTTGTAAATGCTATTAACCAAAATTGGATTGAAAAGTGGCAGAAGAACAATTGGAGAACTTCAGTGAAGGAAAAGGTAAAAAACATTGATCTGTGGAAAGAACTGATTGATCTTCTTAAAATACACAATGTAAAGTTTGAAAAAGTAAAAGGACACAGCTCAGATGAATTGAATAACCTTTGCGATGAGATTGCAAGAAGCATGATCAAAGAGATCGAGTGA
- the proC gene encoding pyrroline-5-carboxylate reductase: MKIGLIGCGNMANSIVYSITKNQKYQIFCYDVDTLKAEKFKKLYGVAVLMSENEVVLSCDIIIIAVKPKDIFNVLSKIKNEVDDKIIVSIAAGISIDKMKDVIGNKKIVRVMPNINISVEEGILGMCFSESILDDEKEKIRELFESMGSVIVVDEKFMDAITALFGSGPAFVAHFIESYIDAAVKLGFSKQESYELVLKLFYGTVVNMKNNMLTTHQIKDMVTSPGGTTIEGLVEFERRALKGAIIDGIVKAYERSKSIL; encoded by the coding sequence ATGAAGATAGGACTAATTGGCTGTGGCAATATGGCAAATTCAATTGTATATTCAATAACAAAAAATCAAAAGTATCAGATATTCTGCTATGATGTTGATACTCTGAAGGCAGAGAAGTTTAAAAAACTTTATGGAGTAGCTGTACTTATGAGCGAAAATGAAGTTGTTTTAAGCTGTGATATAATAATAATTGCGGTAAAGCCGAAAGACATATTCAATGTACTGAGCAAAATAAAAAACGAGGTGGATGATAAGATTATTGTATCCATTGCAGCAGGAATCTCAATTGACAAGATGAAAGATGTAATTGGAAACAAAAAGATTGTAAGGGTCATGCCAAACATAAATATAAGCGTTGAAGAAGGTATCTTGGGCATGTGTTTTTCAGAAAGCATTTTAGATGATGAAAAAGAAAAAATAAGAGAACTTTTTGAGAGCATGGGCAGCGTCATAGTAGTAGATGAAAAATTTATGGATGCAATAACAGCACTCTTTGGGAGTGGGCCCGCATTTGTCGCGCATTTTATTGAAAGTTATATAGATGCAGCAGTAAAGCTTGGTTTTTCTAAACAAGAAAGCTATGAGCTTGTTTTAAAACTTTTTTATGGTACGGTGGTTAACATGAAAAATAATATGTTAACTACACACCAAATAAAGGATATGGTTACATCACCAGGTGGTACTACTATTGAGGGGCTTGTGGAATTTGAAAGAAGGGCTTTGAAGGGTGCTATTATTGATGGAATTGTCAAAGCTTATGAAAGGTCTAAAAGTATATTATAG
- a CDS encoding MATE family efflux transporter, whose amino-acid sequence MRHYPDRLTSKLFGIFSGKVMTLIHVPLTFSLSMAVSIISYISSAKTLPEKKQITSKGLDYMFLVNIPCTAAFVFFPETIINLVFFNTPTGSEILKHSAPLALVVSLVQFSTSVLQGLGKFLVPVKSLLVAIPIKIVCMFVFIVVYNLNIDGCILANLICYTVTFVMNFLELRNQVINILNLNKLFYIGVSSVIMVITGRLILNMLTGYSFVLQGSILIVCCIAVYAVFLSIFGVVKLSTIKQLIMR is encoded by the coding sequence ATGAGACATTATCCGGACAGGCTTACGTCTAAGCTTTTTGGTATTTTTTCTGGAAAAGTAATGACGTTAATCCACGTACCGCTTACATTTAGTCTCTCAATGGCGGTAAGTATTATCTCATATATATCATCAGCTAAAACATTACCAGAAAAGAAACAAATAACTTCTAAAGGTTTAGATTATATGTTTTTAGTAAATATCCCTTGCACTGCAGCCTTCGTCTTTTTTCCAGAGACTATTATCAATTTAGTATTTTTCAACACTCCAACAGGGAGTGAGATTTTAAAACACTCAGCGCCTCTTGCTCTGGTAGTCTCGCTTGTACAGTTTTCTACCTCTGTACTTCAGGGGCTTGGCAAATTTTTGGTACCTGTCAAAAGCTTACTTGTTGCTATTCCGATAAAGATTGTATGTATGTTTGTCTTTATCGTAGTATACAATTTGAACATTGACGGTTGTATTTTGGCGAACTTAATATGTTATACAGTAACTTTTGTAATGAATTTTTTAGAGCTGAGAAACCAAGTTATAAACATTTTAAATCTTAATAAACTGTTTTACATTGGGGTTTCAAGTGTTATAATGGTTATTACAGGAAGGCTAATACTTAATATGTTGACAGGATACTCTTTTGTGTTACAAGGAAGCATTCTTATAGTTTGCTGTATAGCAGTTTATGCAGTCTTTCTTTCTATCTTTGGAGTGGTTAAACTTTCTACTATAAAACAACTTATTATGAGGTGA
- a CDS encoding oligosaccharide flippase family protein, which yields MQKGLIYSAAILAIGSIFAKFLGVFLKVLLINIVGDYEIGLYQLPYPIYTTILTFSMTGFSLAVAKLISIYHTEKDYKNAEFAFHLSLILITILSFIFTLKMIEIFKWPQEALLPYLALVPALFVVSVQSAYRGYFNGIKKMYITSISQIIESIGRVGFGLGLCITFLPRGIPLSIAGALLGASLVLWPR from the coding sequence ATGCAAAAAGGATTGATATATTCTGCTGCTATCTTAGCAATAGGTTCAATATTTGCAAAGTTTTTGGGTGTTTTCTTAAAAGTACTGCTTATAAATATAGTTGGAGATTATGAGATAGGGTTGTATCAACTGCCTTATCCCATTTATACTACTATCCTGACATTTAGCATGACAGGTTTTTCTTTAGCTGTTGCAAAACTTATTTCAATTTATCATACAGAAAAAGATTACAAAAATGCTGAGTTTGCTTTTCACTTGAGTTTGATTTTAATAACAATCTTATCGTTTATATTTACTCTAAAGATGATAGAAATTTTTAAATGGCCTCAAGAAGCTTTACTTCCATATTTAGCTTTGGTACCTGCGCTTTTTGTTGTGTCTGTTCAGTCAGCTTACAGAGGTTATTTCAACGGAATAAAAAAGATGTACATAACCTCTATATCACAGATAATAGAATCTATAGGCCGTGTTGGATTTGGCCTTGGGCTATGTATCACTTTTCTTCCAAGAGGTATTCCTCTGTCCATTGCAGGTGCCCTTTTAGGTGCAAGTTTAGTGCTCTGGCCTCGTTGA
- the spo0A gene encoding sporulation transcription factor Spo0A produces the protein MDKLKVVIADDNRQFNMLLTEVFNSQPDFIVVGNSYDGVETLKVVEELKPDLLMLDIIMPYLDGIGVIESLSTKETRPNIIVISAVGQENISQKAVNMGALYYFVKPFDLNVMIERVRQLVSNLPSKKELQDGMAIQTSTKKNTNEVDLETEVSEILKEVGIPAHVRGYQFLRDAIIAATLDADLINAITKALYPLIAEKYNTTPTRVERAIRHAIEISSTRGKVDTLYKYFGYSTSQDKGKPTNAEFIAMISDRLRLKLKKTSQSK, from the coding sequence ATGGATAAGCTCAAAGTTGTCATTGCCGACGACAACAGACAATTCAATATGCTTCTTACAGAGGTTTTCAATTCTCAGCCAGACTTTATAGTTGTGGGAAATTCTTATGATGGTGTTGAGACATTGAAAGTAGTAGAGGAGTTAAAACCTGACCTTTTAATGCTTGACATAATTATGCCATACTTAGATGGAATTGGAGTTATTGAAAGTTTATCCACAAAAGAAACCAGACCAAATATAATTGTAATCTCCGCAGTTGGGCAGGAAAATATATCTCAAAAGGCTGTTAACATGGGTGCGTTGTATTACTTTGTTAAGCCTTTTGATTTGAATGTGATGATAGAAAGAGTAAGACAACTTGTATCAAACCTTCCCTCTAAAAAAGAGTTACAAGATGGTATGGCCATCCAAACATCTACAAAAAAGAACACCAATGAAGTTGATTTAGAAACCGAAGTGTCAGAAATTTTGAAAGAGGTTGGGATTCCTGCGCACGTAAGAGGCTACCAGTTTTTAAGAGATGCAATTATTGCTGCAACTTTGGATGCTGATCTAATAAATGCTATCACTAAGGCATTATATCCCTTGATTGCTGAGAAGTATAATACAACACCCACAAGGGTTGAAAGAGCTATAAGACATGCTATTGAGATTTCATCGACGAGAGGTAAGGTAGATACTCTCTACAAATACTTCGGCTATTCAACTTCACAGGATAAAGGAAAACCCACTAATGCTGAGTTCATCGCCATGATAAGTGACAGACTGCGACTTAAACTCAAAAAAACTTCTCAGTCAAAGTAA
- the spoIVB gene encoding SpoIVB peptidase: MKKIVVAVLLFYLLLTSLFFLYLVITPDYLTYYKSDRCITLKTPVFVDITFTNSSAIKTTKNHLLFKTNTIYLKSRPISFVCELKVGGIPLKTVKISIIEPKSLSVIGKFVGIKLMTNGILVIGYSYVYPENSKSKIPAREAGIQIGNKIICASGQKLRDCEQQLFRIINSSHGKPIEPLVKRKEHTKKVKIKPLLSSEGVYKIGLWVRDGTSGIGTPTFVDKRKKIFAALGHGISDIDTNILLDLKEGQIYKAYVIDIKKNKYQEIGEVIVKIDENSVVGDILINSPFGVYGMLEDKSFLKYGTDYKIARIQDVHVGDAYIITDVSNSDKKFKVKIEKILPLYRNSTKAFVIKITDKRLLKITRGIVQGMSGAPIIQDNKLVGAVTHVFLNEPNKGYGVFIENMINMTNKIR, translated from the coding sequence GTGAAAAAAATAGTGGTTGCTGTTCTTCTTTTTTATCTACTCCTTACTTCTTTGTTTTTCTTATATTTAGTAATTACTCCTGATTATTTAACATATTACAAATCAGATAGGTGTATAACTTTAAAAACTCCTGTCTTTGTGGATATTACTTTCACAAACAGTAGTGCGATAAAAACAACTAAAAATCATTTGTTGTTTAAAACAAACACAATTTATCTAAAAAGCAGACCAATTTCTTTTGTCTGCGAGCTTAAAGTAGGAGGCATTCCTCTCAAAACGGTAAAGATATCCATAATAGAGCCAAAAAGTTTAAGTGTTATAGGAAAATTTGTTGGTATTAAGCTAATGACGAATGGAATATTAGTAATAGGGTACTCTTATGTATATCCAGAAAATTCAAAATCTAAGATTCCTGCAAGAGAAGCAGGGATCCAAATTGGCAACAAGATAATATGTGCAAGTGGTCAGAAGCTAAGAGATTGTGAACAACAACTATTTAGAATCATAAACTCATCTCATGGTAAACCAATTGAGCCTTTAGTTAAAAGAAAAGAGCATACCAAAAAAGTTAAGATAAAGCCTCTTTTGAGTAGTGAAGGGGTTTATAAAATAGGACTTTGGGTAAGAGACGGAACAAGTGGTATAGGTACCCCTACATTTGTTGACAAGAGGAAAAAGATATTTGCTGCCCTTGGACACGGAATTTCAGATATTGATACAAATATACTTCTTGATTTGAAAGAGGGTCAAATTTATAAGGCATATGTAATCGATATAAAAAAGAATAAATATCAAGAAATTGGTGAAGTTATAGTAAAGATTGATGAAAACTCAGTTGTTGGTGATATTCTAATTAATAGCCCGTTTGGTGTGTACGGAATGCTGGAAGATAAAAGCTTTTTGAAGTATGGAACTGATTATAAGATTGCAAGAATACAAGATGTTCATGTGGGTGACGCCTATATTATAACAGATGTTTCGAATAGTGATAAAAAATTTAAGGTGAAAATAGAAAAAATATTGCCTCTTTATAGAAATTCTACAAAGGCATTTGTAATTAAAATTACTGACAAAAGGCTTTTGAAAATCACACGGGGAATTGTGCAAGGTATGAGTGGAGCTCCAATTATTCAAGATAACAAACTGGTTGGTGCCGTTACACATGTGTTCTTGAATGAACCAAATAAAGGTTATGGTGTTTTTATCGAAAACATGATAAATATGACAAATAAAATAAGGTAA
- the recN gene encoding DNA repair protein RecN, with amino-acid sequence MLKRLYIENIAIIDKLEIEFEKGLSILTGETGAGKSIIIDSLSLLLGTKAKKDIIRTNSTKALVSAVFDIEKESTVNFINSRGIELEDGQLIVSREIYSNGKSVCKINGQFVTLSSLREITTHIFEIHGQNETHLLNDKKIQLMYIDRFCGKDVEDLKREYKKLFNEYQEKGKMLRELIENEEEKERRLDILNYQISEIESVSPRVGEDIELEKKREIVQNFSKLKYNTEKIMHIINKNLMEYLEVCIKLANENAKFDQDFNQLAERLNSVYYEIEDILFAISKKFDSYTVDEHEIDKIIDRLDKINRLKKKYGGSIEQVLKFKEELIRQKIAIEKNSEIVEELKVNLSKIGERLLFLANEISNLRKDAAREFEKKVLEVLEQLEMKNVNFRVSFMQSDLYEEGIDEVEFLISTNVGQELKSLSSIASGGELSRIMLAIKSIMAEKDDILLLIFDEIDSGLSGVAATKLARLLKDLSKKHQVICITHLPQVAAAADNHFYVYKEVKDNSTVSNAKRLDENESLKEIARMFSGENITESSILHAKQLKAQFV; translated from the coding sequence ATGTTAAAAAGATTATACATTGAGAACATTGCTATAATTGATAAGCTGGAAATAGAATTTGAAAAAGGTTTGAGTATACTAACAGGCGAAACTGGAGCTGGCAAATCAATAATAATAGATTCTCTTTCTTTGCTTTTAGGTACAAAGGCTAAAAAAGATATTATTCGAACAAATTCTACAAAAGCTTTGGTTTCAGCAGTTTTTGATATTGAGAAGGAAAGTACTGTAAATTTTATAAATTCAAGGGGTATTGAACTTGAAGATGGACAGCTGATTGTATCACGTGAAATATATTCAAATGGAAAAAGTGTTTGCAAAATAAATGGGCAATTTGTAACCTTGTCTAGTTTGAGGGAGATAACAACACATATTTTTGAAATTCATGGGCAGAATGAAACTCATCTATTAAACGACAAAAAAATTCAGCTTATGTACATAGATAGGTTTTGTGGGAAAGATGTTGAGGATCTGAAAAGAGAATACAAAAAGCTTTTTAATGAGTATCAAGAAAAAGGTAAAATGCTAAGAGAACTTATTGAGAACGAAGAAGAAAAAGAAAGAAGGTTAGATATCTTAAATTACCAAATAAGTGAAATTGAAAGTGTTTCTCCACGTGTTGGAGAAGATATTGAACTTGAAAAGAAAAGAGAAATTGTTCAGAATTTTTCTAAATTAAAATACAACACAGAAAAAATAATGCACATTATTAACAAAAACCTTATGGAATACTTGGAAGTATGTATAAAACTTGCAAATGAGAATGCAAAATTTGATCAAGACTTCAATCAACTCGCTGAGAGACTAAATAGTGTATATTACGAAATTGAAGATATATTGTTTGCTATTTCAAAAAAGTTTGATTCTTACACAGTTGATGAACATGAAATAGACAAAATAATTGACAGGCTTGATAAAATAAACAGACTGAAGAAAAAGTACGGAGGAAGTATTGAACAAGTATTGAAATTTAAGGAAGAGTTAATTAGACAAAAAATAGCAATTGAAAAAAATAGTGAGATAGTAGAGGAATTAAAAGTTAATTTGTCAAAGATAGGGGAAAGACTTTTGTTTTTGGCAAATGAGATTTCAAATTTGCGAAAAGACGCTGCAAGGGAATTTGAAAAAAAGGTATTAGAAGTGTTAGAACAACTTGAAATGAAAAACGTGAACTTCAGGGTGTCATTTATGCAAAGTGATTTATATGAAGAGGGAATTGACGAGGTAGAGTTTTTAATCTCAACAAATGTTGGGCAAGAATTAAAAAGTTTAAGCAGTATTGCCTCAGGTGGAGAGCTTTCAAGAATAATGCTTGCCATAAAATCTATCATGGCCGAAAAAGATGACATTTTGCTGTTGATTTTTGATGAGATAGACAGTGGACTCAGCGGAGTTGCGGCAACCAAGCTTGCAAGACTTTTAAAGGACCTTTCTAAAAAACATCAAGTTATCTGTATCACACACCTACCTCAGGTTGCAGCAGCTGCAGATAACCATTTTTATGTGTACAAAGAGGTCAAAGACAACTCAACAGTTTCAAATGCAAAAAGATTAGATGAAAATGAATCGCTCAAAGAAATTGCACGAATGTTTTCAGGTGAGAACATCACTGAAAGTTCAATTCTTCATGCAAAACAACTAAAAGCTCAGTTTGTATGA